A single genomic interval of Amycolatopsis albispora harbors:
- a CDS encoding peptidylprolyl isomerase, translating to MATNQQRREAAKRKLERQLTRRAERAKRRKIIGVGVTIVVVGLVAGLVVFLVTRDREDVAQPEASETAPTPAPIQIPTERAPEPKRPQALPDPVSCEYPAEEGKPSAKPVNAPPAGQVSSNGTVNVTMKSTAGDIPLTLNKALAPCTVNSFVSLINQGYYVDTECHRLGTEGLQMLQCGDPQATGMGGPGYTFDDEVFPELSYGRGILAMANAGKDPATGKGTNGSQFFMVYGDAQLPPNYTVFGTIGDPGLQVLDKVARDGIDPESAATSQDGTGKPKTPVKFTATTVG from the coding sequence GTGGCGACCAACCAGCAACGCCGCGAAGCCGCCAAGCGCAAGCTCGAGCGGCAGCTGACTCGACGAGCGGAGCGGGCGAAGCGGCGCAAGATCATCGGCGTCGGCGTGACGATCGTCGTAGTGGGGCTAGTCGCGGGGCTGGTCGTGTTCCTGGTGACCCGGGATCGCGAGGACGTCGCGCAGCCGGAGGCTTCGGAGACCGCGCCCACCCCGGCGCCCATCCAGATCCCGACCGAGCGGGCGCCCGAGCCGAAGCGCCCGCAGGCGCTGCCGGACCCGGTTTCCTGCGAGTACCCGGCCGAGGAGGGCAAGCCGTCGGCCAAGCCGGTGAACGCGCCGCCCGCCGGGCAGGTCTCGTCGAACGGCACGGTCAACGTGACGATGAAGTCCACCGCGGGCGACATCCCGCTCACCCTGAACAAGGCGCTCGCGCCGTGCACGGTGAACAGCTTCGTCAGCCTGATCAACCAGGGCTACTACGTCGACACCGAATGCCACCGGCTCGGCACCGAGGGCCTGCAGATGCTGCAGTGCGGTGACCCGCAGGCCACCGGCATGGGCGGGCCCGGCTACACCTTCGACGACGAGGTGTTCCCCGAGCTGTCCTACGGCCGCGGCATCCTGGCGATGGCGAACGCCGGCAAGGACCCGGCCACCGGCAAGGGCACCAACGGCAGCCAGTTCTTCATGGTCTACGGCGACGCCCAGCTCCCGCCGAACTACACCGTGTTCGGCACGATCGGCGACCCGGGCCTGCAGGTGCTGGACAAGGTGGCGCGCGACGGCATCGACCCCGAGTCGGCGGCGACCAGCCAGGACGGCACCGGCAAGCCGAAGACCCCGGTCAAGTTCACCGCGACCACCGTCGGCTGA
- a CDS encoding MBL fold metallo-hydrolase: MLVVGFPSGTFAANCYLVAREPGAECVIIDPGQDAAPKVTEALAEHRLTPVAVLATHGHFDHVADAAEFGVPVHLRPEDRGLLADPWSGASPQLVAALGDAVHPVEPAELIDLTDGELNLAGLAITVAHTPGHTPGSAIFRLGELVFTGDTLFAGSIGRTDLPGGSVALLEQSLADRLLTLDDRTVVLPGHGGTSTIGGERRANPFLSALRVTHG, from the coding sequence TTGCTCGTTGTCGGGTTCCCCAGCGGGACCTTCGCCGCCAACTGCTACCTCGTCGCCCGCGAGCCGGGCGCCGAATGCGTGATCATCGACCCCGGCCAGGACGCCGCGCCGAAGGTCACCGAGGCGCTCGCGGAGCACCGGCTCACCCCGGTCGCGGTGCTCGCCACGCACGGTCATTTCGATCACGTCGCCGACGCGGCCGAGTTCGGCGTCCCGGTGCACCTCCGGCCGGAGGACCGCGGCCTGCTCGCCGACCCGTGGTCCGGCGCGAGCCCGCAGCTGGTCGCCGCGCTCGGTGACGCGGTCCACCCGGTCGAACCAGCGGAACTCATCGACCTCACCGACGGCGAGCTGAACCTCGCGGGCCTGGCGATCACCGTCGCGCACACCCCCGGGCATACTCCGGGTTCGGCGATCTTCCGCCTCGGCGAGCTGGTGTTCACCGGGGACACGTTGTTCGCCGGTTCCATCGGACGGACCGACCTGCCGGGAGGCAGCGTGGCGTTACTCGAGCAGTCCCTGGCCGACCGGCTGCTCACCCTGGACGACCGGACAGTGGTGCTGCCCGGGCACGGGGGCACCAGCACCATCGGCGGGGAACGCCGGGCCAACCCGTTCCTGAGCGCGCTGCGGGTGACCCATGGCTGA
- a CDS encoding YibE/F family protein, whose translation MPRDLPRRRFDGDDTPTGPIRRIPSGDATGPAGTTGPAEPGAPGGPVDPGGPLDRERAARPGARRARPEEPRRETRQARRERLEAAERAAREAGRGTPAPTARDSGRGGAPREPERSGGAPREPERGAAPREPERGGAPRESGRGGAPRVRRKRVEPVEPVEPAGPGDAVEEGEPLAKPVVPVGHGHGHGHGHGPAAPASARVRKLLIILLAPLALATVVGVGLLYPWGQPEPQPAILVGTPVHGDVSATATGPCLSPGDVQVGAPAEGTQQCLTVDVLLSDGDAAGQTIRKIMPLEPSTPRFAAGDAVVLSFAGDDARNPDSYQLVDFQRGLPLVALAALFAIAVIVLGRWSGLAALGALVLSFAVLALFVLPAILAGENPLLVAICGAGLIMFIALYLTHGLSARTSVAVLGTLVSLALIGGISAIFSAAASLTGLDEDTSSLIAALGHGIDARGLLLAGVVIGALGVLDDVTVTQTSAVWELRRANPGLGWRELYAAGVRIGRDHVGSAVNTLVMAYAGAALPVLLVSSLSGVGLGSILGSQDIAQEIVRTLAGSIGIVAAVPVTTLLAALIAAREPVSPGSRRTG comes from the coding sequence GTGCCCCGCGATCTGCCCCGCCGCCGGTTCGACGGTGACGACACCCCGACCGGCCCGATCCGCCGCATCCCCAGCGGCGACGCGACCGGTCCGGCTGGCACGACCGGCCCGGCGGAGCCGGGTGCCCCGGGCGGCCCGGTGGATCCTGGCGGCCCGCTGGATCGGGAACGGGCGGCCCGGCCGGGTGCGCGGCGGGCCCGGCCGGAGGAGCCGCGGCGGGAGACCCGGCAGGCGCGGCGCGAACGACTCGAGGCAGCCGAACGAGCGGCGCGGGAGGCTGGACGCGGCACTCCCGCTCCCACGGCACGGGACAGCGGACGCGGCGGCGCACCTCGGGAGCCTGAGCGCAGCGGCGGCGCACCGCGAGAGCCCGAACGCGGCGCCGCACCCCGGGAACCTGAGCGCGGCGGCGCACCCCGGGAGTCCGGGCGCGGAGGCGCTCCACGCGTGCGGCGGAAGCGGGTCGAACCAGTTGAACCGGTCGAACCGGCTGGACCGGGAGACGCGGTTGAGGAGGGTGAACCCCTCGCGAAGCCGGTCGTGCCAGTTGGACATGGGCATGGGCACGGACACGGGCATGGGCCCGCCGCACCGGCGTCGGCTCGGGTCAGGAAGTTGCTGATCATTCTGCTCGCGCCGCTCGCCCTGGCCACCGTGGTGGGCGTGGGGCTGCTCTACCCGTGGGGCCAGCCGGAACCGCAGCCCGCGATCCTGGTCGGCACGCCGGTGCACGGTGACGTCTCCGCCACGGCGACCGGGCCGTGCCTGTCCCCCGGTGATGTCCAGGTGGGTGCACCGGCCGAGGGCACGCAACAGTGCCTCACCGTGGACGTGCTGCTCAGCGACGGCGACGCGGCCGGGCAGACCATCCGCAAGATCATGCCGCTCGAACCGAGTACCCCGCGGTTCGCCGCCGGTGACGCCGTGGTGCTGTCGTTCGCCGGGGACGACGCGCGCAATCCCGACTCCTACCAGCTGGTCGACTTCCAGCGCGGCCTGCCGCTGGTCGCGCTGGCAGCACTGTTCGCGATCGCCGTGATCGTGCTCGGCCGGTGGAGCGGGCTCGCCGCGCTCGGCGCGCTCGTGCTCAGCTTCGCCGTGCTCGCGCTGTTCGTGCTGCCCGCCATCCTCGCCGGGGAGAACCCGCTGCTGGTGGCGATCTGCGGCGCCGGGCTGATCATGTTCATCGCGTTGTACCTGACGCACGGGCTGTCCGCGAGAACCTCGGTCGCCGTGCTCGGCACGCTGGTCAGCCTCGCGCTGATCGGCGGCATCTCGGCGATCTTCTCCGCGGCGGCGTCGCTGACCGGCCTCGACGAAGACACCTCGTCGCTGATCGCCGCGCTCGGGCACGGCATCGACGCCCGCGGGCTGCTGCTGGCCGGGGTGGTGATCGGCGCGCTCGGTGTGCTCGACGACGTCACGGTGACCCAGACCAGCGCGGTCTGGGAGCTGCGGCGCGCCAATCCCGGGCTCGGGTGGCGCGAGCTGTACGCGGCGGGCGTGCGCATCGGACGCGACCACGTCGGGTCGGCGGTCAACACGCTGGTGATGGCCTACGCGGGTGCGGCGCTTCCGGTGCTGCTGGTGTCGTCGCTGTCCGGCGTCGGGCTCGGCTCGATCCTGGGGTCGCAGGACATCGCGCAGGAGATCGTGCGCACGCTCGCGGGCAGCATCGGCATCGTGGCCGCGGTGCCGGTGACCACCCTGCTGGCCGCGCTGATCGCGGCCCGTGAACCCGTCAGTCCAGGCTCGCGACGAACCGGCTGA